One part of the Ochrobactrum quorumnocens genome encodes these proteins:
- a CDS encoding transcriptional regulator NanR, whose protein sequence is MNKPLEPIVRRKLSDEVFDRLENMITSGELNPGDEMPSERVLMERFGVGRPAIREAMQSLAKMGLVSISHGERAKVLKLTARSIFLQVDPTAKIMLAQSIDSLEHLKSARIFFERGIAREAALKATPQDIADLKAIVHRQRTSLGEADAFISADMDFHIRIAKISGNPIFVGLSEAMLAWLREYHTHMLIWTGKENFTLVEHEEILDGIAAKDPDAAEAAMRHHLERSRDLYTK, encoded by the coding sequence ATGAACAAGCCATTAGAACCTATCGTTCGCCGCAAATTATCCGACGAGGTTTTTGACAGGCTCGAAAACATGATTACGTCCGGTGAGCTGAACCCCGGCGATGAAATGCCGTCTGAACGTGTTCTGATGGAGCGCTTCGGCGTGGGGCGCCCTGCAATCCGTGAGGCAATGCAGTCGCTTGCCAAGATGGGACTTGTAAGCATTTCGCATGGGGAGCGTGCGAAGGTTTTGAAGCTGACGGCGCGATCGATCTTTCTGCAGGTTGATCCGACAGCGAAGATCATGTTGGCGCAATCGATTGATTCACTTGAACATTTGAAGAGCGCGCGCATCTTCTTCGAGCGCGGGATTGCGCGCGAAGCGGCTTTGAAAGCAACGCCGCAGGACATAGCCGATCTAAAAGCAATTGTTCATCGTCAGCGTACATCGCTGGGTGAAGCGGATGCCTTCATCTCTGCCGATATGGATTTTCATATTCGTATCGCAAAAATTTCAGGCAACCCGATCTTTGTCGGCTTGAGCGAGGCTATGCTTGCATGGCTCCGTGAATATCACACGCATATGCTGATTTGGACGGGTAAAGAAAACTTTACGCTGGTCGAGCATGAAGAGATTCTGGATGGAATCGCCGCGAAAGATCCGGATGCCGCGGAAGCCGCCATGCGTCACCACCTGGAGCGCTCGCGAGACCTTTACACGAAATAA